Proteins found in one Acidobacteriota bacterium genomic segment:
- a CDS encoding M24 family metallopeptidase — protein MRKPLYWIVLLGCVFGLAAGLSAARNWNMSDVRDIENILPEKARAEVMNAWLEWRLDNIVPEIMKREGIDLWLIINREYNEDPVYLSMISRPNMNARRLSILIFHDRGAEGVKRLTANWHGTGSSGPLYEPIFTDRSKGWKGQFETVAAYIKKYDPRRIGLNFSEHWQFGDGLTVGLMKELEKVLDPVYRERIVSAEMLCVGWLETRSPMEISVYRHIQGIAHDIIAEFYSNRVIIPDVTTTDDVVWWIRDRITGLGLGTWFQPSVSIRRSPRDEARYGKGDRTIRRGDILHCDVGISYLGLSTDAQHNAYVLRLGETDVPAGLRELLRRGNRLQEIFMDEFRAGRTGNEVLLAALKKAGAEGIEGRIYTHPLGIHGHAAGTTMGRTESQEGVPVRGDYPLHENTCYAIELSVSHVIPEWDNARVSIGLEEGAVFTKDGCRWLDGYPKKYYLIH, from the coding sequence ATGAGAAAGCCGCTATACTGGATTGTCCTTCTGGGTTGTGTATTCGGGCTGGCCGCGGGTCTTTCCGCCGCTCGGAATTGGAACATGAGCGATGTCCGGGACATCGAGAATATTCTTCCGGAAAAAGCCCGGGCCGAGGTTATGAACGCGTGGCTGGAATGGCGTTTGGACAACATCGTTCCCGAGATCATGAAACGGGAAGGCATCGACCTCTGGTTGATCATCAACCGCGAATATAACGAGGATCCCGTTTACCTGTCGATGATTTCCCGGCCGAACATGAACGCCCGCCGGCTTTCGATCCTCATTTTTCACGACCGCGGAGCCGAAGGCGTCAAGAGGCTGACCGCCAACTGGCACGGCACAGGGAGCTCGGGCCCCCTCTACGAGCCGATCTTCACCGACCGCTCCAAGGGCTGGAAGGGCCAGTTTGAAACCGTCGCCGCATATATTAAGAAGTATGATCCCCGCCGGATCGGCCTCAATTTTTCCGAACACTGGCAATTCGGCGATGGTTTGACGGTAGGGCTGATGAAAGAGCTCGAAAAGGTTCTTGACCCGGTTTACAGGGAAAGGATCGTTTCCGCCGAGATGCTTTGCGTCGGCTGGCTCGAAACCCGCAGCCCCATGGAAATCAGCGTCTACCGCCACATCCAGGGCATCGCCCACGACATCATCGCCGAATTCTATTCCAATAGGGTCATCATTCCCGACGTCACGACGACGGACGATGTTGTCTGGTGGATCCGGGACAGGATCACGGGTCTTGGGCTGGGGACCTGGTTTCAACCGTCCGTGAGTATCCGGAGGTCGCCGCGGGACGAAGCCCGGTACGGCAAAGGCGACAGAACGATAAGACGGGGGGACATTCTTCACTGCGATGTCGGCATTTCCTACCTGGGCCTTTCGACCGACGCCCAGCACAACGCCTATGTCCTTCGCCTCGGGGAAACGGACGTTCCCGCTGGGCTCCGGGAGCTTCTCCGGCGCGGCAATAGGCTCCAGGAGATCTTTATGGATGAATTCCGGGCGGGCCGGACCGGGAACGAGGTCTTGCTTGCGGCCTTGAAAAAAGCAGGGGCCGAAGGGATCGAGGGGCGGATCTACACCCACCCCCTCGGCATCCACGGACACGCCGCGGGCACGACAATGGGAAGGACGGAGTCACAGGAAGGAGTTCCCGTGAGGGGCGACTATCCTCTTCATGAAAACACGTGTTACGCGATCGAGCTGAGCGTTTCCCATGTGATCCCCGAATGGGACAACGCCCGGGTCTCCATCGGGCTCGAAGAGGGCGCCGTGTTCACGAAGGACGGATGCCGATGGCTTGACGGCTACCCGAAAAAATATTACCTGATCCACTGA